A genome region from Macrobrachium rosenbergii isolate ZJJX-2024 chromosome 42, ASM4041242v1, whole genome shotgun sequence includes the following:
- the LOC136827684 gene encoding crustacyanin-C1 subunit-like codes for MKTFLVALSVVMASVAADKIPDFVVKGKCPAVDEVKLWKEQIPRHSEFGGVWFQHALTKNEYQPLEKCVRIQYNFDGEGYKVSTSGVNYSGEKQERQGEIYPMPLGDPHFMVDFEGHSFAAPLVILDTDYENYACLYSCMDYSSNYFSDFAFIFSRTPELEDEYVSKCQAVFRDIGLDTSRFQKTVQGSQCDY; via the exons ATGAAGACGTTCCTTGTGGCTCTGTCTGTGGTTATGGCGTCTGTGGCCGCAGACAAAATCCCCGACTTCGTCGTTAAAGGGAAATGTCCCGCTGTCGATGAAGTCAAACTGTGGAAGGAGCAGATTCCTAGACACTCCGAG TTCGGAGGAGTCTGGTTCCAGCATGCTCTCACAAAGAACGAATATCAACCCCTGGAAAAATGTGTCCGCATACAATACAATTTTG ACGGAGAGGGATACAAAGTCAGCACTTCGGGCGTCAACTACAGCGGGGAGAAGCAGGAGAGACAAGGAGAGATCTACCCAATGCCCCTCGGGGATCCTCATTTCATGGTCGACTTCGAGGGCCATT CATTCGCCGCTCCTTTGGTGATCCTCGACACCGACTACGAGAACTACGCTTGTCTCTACTCCTGCATGGACTACTCCTCCAATTACTTCTCGGACTTCGCCTTCATCTTCTCCCGGACGCCAGAACTTGAGGACGAATACGTCAGCAAGTGCCAGGCCGTCTTCAGGGATATCGGACTGGACACCAGCCGGTTCCAAAAGACGGTCCAGGGGTCCCAGTGCGATTACTAG
- the LOC136827683 gene encoding crustacyanin-A2 subunit-like, producing MLGLAVVALGLVASVTCDGGLPDFLLAGKCPDVSLQSNFDVRKYAGRWFMTEIIENPYMPMKKCISSKYDLDEREDAFQVTTSGLDVNDEHESLQGKIYHTSRFPKGHLHLDFPGVIGSPYKVIETDYESYSCVYSCIDWSGYKTEFGFVFSRTPENEGDATEKCAEVFEKNGVDFDNFVSVPHSSDCDYESD from the exons ATGTTGGGTCTCGCAGTGGTTGCCCTCGGTCTCGTGGCCTCTGTCACTTGTGACGGAGGGCTGCCTGACTTTCTGCTTGCAGGCAAATGTCCTGATGTGTCCCTCCAGTCGAACTTCGATGTTCGCAAG TACGCAGGTCGCTGGTTCATGACGGAGATCATCGAGAACCCTTACATGCCAATGAAGAAATGCATCAGTTCCAAGTACGACCTCGACGAAAGGGAAGACGCTTTTCAAGTGACAACTTCAGGACTGGACGTCAATGACGAACATGAATCCCTCCAGGGAAAGATCTACCACACAAGCAGATTCCCCAAGGGCCACTTGCACCTCGATTTCCCTGGTG TTATTGGCAGCCCATACAAAGTGATTGAGACCGACTACGAAAGCTACTCTTGCGTGTATTCCTGCATCGACTGGAGTGGATACAAGACCGAGTTCGGTTTCGTCTTCTCCAGGACACCCGAGAACGAAGGAGACGCTACTGAGAAATGCGCTGAAGTCTTCGAGAAGAATGGCGTTGACTTTGATAACTTTgtctctgttcctcattcttcAGACTGTGATTATGAATCAGATTAA